A single Candidatus Babeliales bacterium DNA region contains:
- a CDS encoding ankyrin repeat domain-containing protein — translation MLGMLRIKSFFISMMLCSMSLLFGAQAGDRGNTRNLSDAVTRGNLDAVAYWVDNPQPVGSNALASALLSAVGASFMGDEDTRLKVVQLLLDRGAPIESSDNGGRTPLMLAVAGGHLDAAKILLERGADITVRSRQGGNILSSVPMGNVAFMRFLLDNKFDIETKDLQNRTILMHAVRYNDVPMVAFLLERQADTEVKGSDGDSPLLMAVRFGYVDIIKLLLDAKANIEIKDKHGNTPLLMAVQFGYVDIVKLLLDAKANIEARNKSGDTALMIAFEEGKYDDVISLLLAAGASFTAKEITDFIYRAVSATDERFLRSLESRGFNVTDVLNRTMDNGEMLLTQYVIANNCPVVAMLLAHGADPLARNAAGLTAFDYVRAQKKNSKMLALFNEKFPEELVTLEPALSISSKDLPFGSGNTPTEIHYKHFSVAIEQAQKYGKVLEDPIVQECIAKERIAYEEDKYVFYHAEPGKYRAYQYLLQELDDLVKSFGKTTRDFIFTRFIGNAAREMTINDYIDTEPWREEGIRSTKNVLLSASMALFGNVYNDTSCAWHFFLRNTSITSVSLQALFESLFDHYGFDKQYIEELRLLQEGAFNASASLLQIIVPKNIVDNVVMLADVGYCVPWPDIVDPSCWAPQAISADGKQGRHTCIASIIDKYRAEAIPINDKFQVRIFMNAAYGLNPNSGITFNLYSRLPKASIVQLKERIHAIADKIFGQWLADLVMRADRPLLISSEELRAMLKHYGKGDVARQAVFFEAFKKKLEVLGEERKDKADKTPVQEMGHAVAQVAARVAHEEIISDARKGVGVRSDAAQLKAYVPATILQEYRAGKTLAIAEMLPLYVKDCARDTVYNARIAKKTARVARIATYNVHLWKDAIGADAYQDILHVIAQIQADILVLQEVLLFDEAQVKKDLAALGYVYPPIFEPMGRIGGVQFGTMIVSKYPFIQPPLSMVYAANSSEEKRNFINAKIRLPNGLVISLYGTHLDPWDETGAVREKQVRELLEYVQKNPDDNVILAGDWNAVRRSDYEYTVGGKSVWDMQTEQFLKRVPTRLRLREIPTQALQDIERAGFKDCFTAAGIAGPKYTVWTGTVVDFIFCAQKWNLPIDGCYLYFSAVSDHLPVIMDVRITKTKFAKEQDSAPQAKKGQVQKAAEGDEEEKKWAQEE, via the coding sequence ATGTTGGGGATGCTACGTATTAAATCTTTTTTTATATCTATGATGTTGTGTAGTATGTCGCTCTTGTTTGGAGCACAGGCTGGTGACCGAGGCAATACACGCAATCTTTCTGATGCAGTTACGCGGGGCAATTTAGATGCTGTTGCCTATTGGGTTGATAATCCGCAACCTGTGGGTAGTAATGCATTGGCAAGCGCATTGTTATCTGCCGTTGGAGCATCTTTTATGGGGGACGAAGATACGCGTTTAAAAGTTGTGCAGCTTTTGCTTGATAGAGGTGCGCCCATTGAATCGTCTGATAATGGGGGACGCACGCCACTCATGCTTGCTGTAGCCGGAGGGCATCTTGATGCTGCGAAAATATTATTAGAACGGGGTGCAGATATTACTGTTCGATCTAGGCAGGGTGGTAATATTCTCTCATCTGTTCCAATGGGCAATGTGGCATTCATGCGATTCTTGCTTGATAACAAGTTCGATATTGAAACTAAAGATCTACAAAATCGCACAATATTAATGCATGCAGTTAGATATAACGATGTTCCAATGGTAGCTTTTTTGTTGGAACGCCAAGCGGATACAGAGGTAAAAGGTAGTGATGGTGATAGTCCCTTGCTTATGGCAGTGCGTTTTGGCTATGTAGATATCATTAAGCTATTGCTTGATGCCAAAGCGAATATAGAAATAAAAGATAAGCATGGCAATACTCCCTTGCTTATGGCAGTGCAGTTTGGCTATGTAGATATCGTTAAGCTCTTACTTGATGCCAAAGCGAATATAGAAGCAAGGAATAAGTCTGGGGATACAGCTTTGATGATAGCTTTCGAGGAGGGAAAGTATGACGATGTTATATCGCTATTGCTGGCGGCAGGGGCGTCATTTACTGCGAAAGAAATAACAGATTTTATTTATCGTGCGGTATCGGCAACTGATGAGAGGTTTCTACGCTCTCTTGAATCGCGCGGGTTTAATGTTACCGATGTTCTTAATAGAACTATGGATAATGGAGAAATGTTGCTCACGCAATACGTGATAGCTAATAATTGTCCGGTGGTAGCAATGTTACTTGCTCATGGTGCGGATCCCCTTGCGCGAAATGCCGCAGGACTCACCGCATTTGATTATGTGCGAGCTCAGAAAAAGAATAGTAAGATGTTGGCATTGTTTAACGAAAAATTTCCTGAAGAATTGGTGACGTTAGAGCCTGCTCTATCTATATCATCAAAAGATCTTCCCTTCGGCTCTGGTAATACTCCAACAGAAATTCATTATAAACATTTTAGTGTAGCGATAGAGCAAGCACAGAAATATGGGAAGGTGCTTGAGGATCCAATAGTGCAAGAATGTATTGCCAAAGAGCGCATAGCATACGAAGAGGATAAGTATGTTTTTTATCATGCAGAACCGGGAAAATATCGAGCATATCAGTATCTTTTGCAGGAGCTTGATGATCTGGTGAAATCGTTTGGTAAGACTACTCGTGATTTTATTTTTACTCGTTTTATTGGGAATGCAGCGCGTGAAATGACTATTAATGATTACATAGATACAGAACCGTGGCGTGAGGAAGGCATACGTTCTACTAAAAATGTTTTATTATCGGCGAGTATGGCATTGTTTGGGAATGTATACAATGATACAAGTTGTGCATGGCATTTTTTTTTGCGAAATACATCAATTACGAGTGTTAGTCTACAGGCGCTTTTTGAATCCCTTTTTGATCATTATGGATTTGATAAACAGTATATAGAAGAGTTGCGGCTATTACAGGAGGGAGCGTTTAACGCTTCAGCATCATTGCTACAAATTATTGTACCTAAAAACATTGTAGATAACGTTGTGATGCTTGCTGATGTTGGGTATTGTGTGCCATGGCCTGATATAGTAGATCCATCTTGCTGGGCTCCACAGGCAATCAGTGCAGACGGTAAGCAAGGAAGGCATACGTGCATTGCTTCGATTATCGATAAATATAGGGCTGAAGCAATTCCTATAAATGATAAGTTTCAAGTGCGGATTTTCATGAATGCGGCCTATGGTTTAAATCCTAATAGCGGCATTACCTTTAACCTGTACAGCCGTTTGCCAAAAGCATCAATTGTGCAATTAAAAGAGCGGATACATGCAATCGCAGATAAGATATTTGGTCAATGGTTGGCCGATCTGGTGATGCGTGCAGATCGACCGTTGCTTATTTCAAGTGAGGAACTGCGTGCAATGCTTAAGCATTATGGTAAGGGTGATGTAGCAAGGCAGGCCGTGTTTTTTGAAGCATTTAAGAAGAAATTGGAAGTGTTGGGCGAAGAGCGCAAAGATAAGGCTGATAAGACTCCAGTGCAGGAAATGGGACATGCAGTTGCCCAAGTAGCAGCACGGGTTGCCCACGAGGAAATTATCTCTGATGCAAGAAAAGGGGTAGGAGTAAGATCTGATGCCGCGCAGCTGAAGGCGTATGTTCCTGCAACTATTTTGCAAGAATATCGAGCTGGGAAAACGCTTGCAATAGCAGAGATGCTTCCTCTTTATGTAAAAGATTGTGCGCGCGATACAGTATATAATGCGCGTATTGCTAAAAAAACAGCGCGCGTTGCGCGGATTGCCACCTATAATGTTCATCTTTGGAAAGATGCCATTGGAGCTGATGCATACCAAGACATTCTTCATGTAATTGCCCAGATTCAAGCAGATATTCTTGTGTTGCAGGAAGTATTGTTATTTGATGAAGCGCAGGTAAAGAAAGACCTTGCTGCGCTAGGGTATGTTTATCCACCAATATTTGAGCCAATGGGTCGGATTGGCGGGGTGCAATTTGGCACTATGATTGTTTCAAAATATCCATTTATTCAACCGCCATTATCGATGGTTTACGCTGCCAATAGTTCTGAAGAGAAGCGTAATTTTATTAACGCTAAAATACGCTTGCCCAACGGGTTGGTTATATCTTTGTATGGTACCCATTTAGATCCCTGGGATGAAACAGGCGCAGTGCGTGAGAAGCAGGTACGTGAATTACTTGAATACGTGCAAAAAAATCCGGATGATAACGTAATTCTGGCAGGTGACTGGAATGCAGTGCGTCGTTCTGATTATGAGTATACAGTCGGCGGAAAATCGGTATGGGATATGCAGACGGAGCAATTTTTAAAACGCGTTCCGACGCGGTTAAGATTACGAGAAATACCAACACAGGCATTGCAGGATATAGAGCGTGCCGGCTTTAAAGATTGTTTTACCGCTGCGGGTATTGCTGGTCCAAAATATACGGTGTGGACGGGAACCGTGGTTGATTTTATTTTCTGTGCGCAAAAATGGAATCTTCCTATTGATGGATGCTATCTCTATTTTAGTGCAGTCAGTGACCACCTGCCGGTGATCATGGATGTGCGGATTACAAAAACTAAATTTGCAAAAGAACAAGATAGTGCGCCGCAAGCAAAAAAGGGACAGGTTCAGAAAGCAGCAGAGGGTGATGAAGAAGAAAAGAAATGGGCGCAGGAAGAGTAA
- a CDS encoding ankyrin repeat domain-containing protein — MLGSIRIKFFIMMTVLCGASPLFAAYISGRGNTVDFPDAIARENVGAIAHWLGTRQSVSRNTLTRALLATIKAAVVPNEETRLEVVKRLLNEGAPIEEVDELGRTPLMLAINGGHIDIAKLLLERGASMKARSSQGTSIFEFVPRGNVALMQLLLDNKLAIEAQDKWGGTILQWAVSGDDVPMVALLLERGAKTEVRNGYSGETLLLLAVSYRFLDVVRLLLQANADIEAEDKRGNRALTIAFEKRNADADMVSLLLEYGASCTPQQIADFVDFAVSKGHEKMLQSLELRKFPVADLINKPTQNGETLLMQYVIRNNYSVVALLLNHGANPFVRDAAGFTVFDYVRGQQKNSKMFLLFIEKFPEQMRESKGSVSVSPDDIPLGKGNTPTEVHYRRFSAQIELEKNYGKVLENPIVQECIAKERVAYEQDKYVFYHGEPGKYRIYEYLLQELDDLVRSFGKTTRDFIFTRFFKDAAQEMTINEYIDTRPWRANEDPTKNVLLSASMALFGNIYNKTSCPWYYFSQNASATKIDLNPLFESIFERYGFDKAYIKSELLPLQQGALDSAGSLLQIIVPKNIVDKVVMLADVGYCVPWPDMVDPSCWDPQAISADRSRVIKQGRHTCIASIIDKYRTGAIPVDDTFQMRIFMNAAYGLNPNSGITFNLYSTLPEARLLRLKEQIHAIADKMFGQWLADLVMSADRPLIMSSEELRAMLKHYGKGDVARQTAFFEAFKKKLHVESEERKYEADKNPVQEMGHAVAQVAARVAHEEIISDARKGVGVRSDAARLKEYRPATIWQEYGDGKTVTKQDMRALYFKDCARDAIYNARIPEKTARVVRIATYNVHLWKDLSGNHAYQDILEVIAQIQADVLVLQEVLMFDEAQIKKDLAGLGYVYPPTFAPMDQIGGVQFGTMIVSKYPFVQPPSRIVYAANNQREKRNFINAKIRVSGDSIVSVYGTHLDVRDETGKTRELQVRELLEHVQKDEHDNIVLAGDWNAVRRSDYEYEVAGKSVWDMQTEQFLKRVEGRFELHEIPTNALQDIERNNFKDCFTAAGIAGPKYTVWSGTEVDFIFCAQKWNLSIDGCYLYFSAASDHLPVIMDVRIAKTKFAKERDRAPQGEKGQVQQAAEREEEEKKSAQQE; from the coding sequence ATGTTGGGATCGATACGTATCAAGTTTTTTATAATGATGACAGTGTTATGTGGTGCGTCACCGCTGTTTGCGGCGTACATCAGCGGCCGAGGCAATACAGTCGATTTTCCTGATGCTATTGCACGGGAAAACGTAGGTGCTATTGCTCATTGGCTTGGGACGAGGCAATCGGTGAGTCGTAACACATTGACACGTGCATTGCTGGCTACCATTAAAGCAGCTGTTGTGCCAAATGAAGAAACGCGTTTAGAGGTTGTGAAGCGTTTACTTAATGAAGGCGCACCGATTGAAGAAGTTGATGAATTGGGGCGCACGCCGCTCATGCTTGCTATAAACGGAGGACATATTGACATCGCGAAGCTGTTACTAGAGCGGGGTGCAAGTATGAAGGCTCGCTCCAGTCAGGGTACCAGTATCTTTGAATTTGTTCCAAGGGGCAATGTGGCACTTATGCAATTGTTGCTCGATAACAAATTGGCTATTGAAGCTCAAGATAAATGGGGTGGGACAATATTACAATGGGCGGTATCGGGTGATGACGTGCCAATGGTAGCCCTCTTGCTTGAGCGCGGGGCCAAGACAGAAGTAAGAAATGGATATAGTGGCGAAACCTTGTTGCTTTTGGCAGTGAGCTATCGTTTTTTAGATGTTGTTAGGTTATTGCTTCAAGCAAACGCGGACATTGAGGCGGAAGATAAGCGTGGAAATCGTGCATTAACGATTGCTTTTGAGAAACGGAATGCTGATGCTGATATGGTATCGTTGTTGCTTGAATATGGGGCGTCTTGTACGCCGCAGCAAATAGCCGATTTTGTTGATTTTGCAGTATCAAAAGGACATGAAAAGATGCTGCAATCTTTGGAATTGCGAAAGTTTCCCGTTGCAGACCTTATTAATAAGCCTACGCAAAACGGGGAAACTTTGTTGATGCAATATGTTATCCGTAATAATTATTCTGTAGTGGCACTTTTACTTAATCATGGTGCGAATCCGTTTGTGCGAGATGCAGCAGGATTTACGGTATTTGATTATGTGCGGGGGCAGCAAAAAAACAGTAAGATGTTTTTATTATTTATTGAGAAATTCCCTGAGCAAATGAGGGAGTCGAAGGGTTCTGTATCGGTCTCGCCCGACGATATCCCGTTGGGCAAAGGCAATACTCCGACTGAAGTTCATTACAGACGTTTCAGTGCACAGATAGAGCTGGAAAAAAATTACGGAAAGGTCCTTGAGAATCCTATAGTGCAAGAATGCATTGCGAAAGAGCGCGTTGCGTATGAGCAAGATAAATATGTTTTTTACCATGGAGAACCGGGAAAATATAGAATATACGAGTATCTTTTGCAGGAGCTTGATGATCTGGTGAGATCGTTTGGCAAGACTACGCGTGATTTTATTTTTACTCGTTTTTTCAAAGATGCAGCGCAGGAAATGACTATTAATGAATATATAGATACAAGACCGTGGCGCGCAAATGAAGATCCTACCAAAAATGTTTTATTGTCGGCTAGTATGGCGTTGTTTGGCAATATATATAATAAAACAAGTTGTCCGTGGTATTATTTTTCACAGAATGCATCGGCCACCAAGATTGACTTAAATCCACTGTTTGAATCGATTTTTGAGCGTTATGGATTTGATAAAGCCTATATCAAGAGTGAGTTATTGCCATTGCAACAGGGAGCGCTTGATTCTGCTGGATCACTGCTACAAATCATTGTGCCGAAAAATATTGTAGATAAGGTGGTGATGCTTGCGGATGTTGGTTATTGTGTGCCATGGCCAGATATGGTTGATCCATCTTGCTGGGATCCACAAGCAATCAGTGCAGATAGATCTAGAGTGATTAAGCAAGGAAGGCATACGTGCATTGCTTCGATTATTGATAAATATCGGACGGGTGCGATTCCTGTTGATGATACGTTTCAAATGCGGATTTTCATGAATGCGGCCTATGGTTTAAACCCTAACAGTGGGATTACTTTTAATCTTTACAGTACGTTGCCAGAAGCGCGCTTGTTACGCTTAAAAGAGCAAATACATGCAATTGCAGACAAGATGTTTGGTCAGTGGCTAGCAGATCTGGTGATGAGTGCAGATCGACCACTGATTATGTCAAGCGAGGAACTGCGTGCAATGCTTAAACATTATGGTAAGGGCGATGTAGCAAGACAAACAGCGTTCTTTGAAGCATTTAAGAAGAAGTTGCACGTGGAAAGTGAAGAGCGTAAGTACGAGGCTGATAAGAATCCAGTGCAGGAAATGGGACACGCAGTTGCCCAAGTAGCAGCACGAGTTGCTCACGAGGAAATTATCTCTGATGCAAGAAAAGGGGTAGGAGTAAGGTCTGATGCAGCACGACTAAAAGAGTATCGTCCCGCAACTATTTGGCAAGAATATGGAGATGGTAAAACAGTTACAAAACAAGATATGCGAGCATTATATTTTAAAGATTGTGCGCGAGATGCCATATATAATGCGCGTATTCCAGAAAAAACAGCGCGCGTTGTGCGGATTGCTACCTATAATGTTCATCTTTGGAAGGATCTGTCTGGGAATCATGCATACCAAGACATTCTTGAGGTGATTGCCCAGATTCAAGCAGATGTTCTTGTACTGCAAGAGGTGTTAATGTTTGATGAAGCGCAAATAAAGAAAGACCTTGCTGGGTTAGGATATGTCTATCCACCAACATTTGCGCCAATGGATCAGATTGGCGGGGTGCAATTTGGCACTATGATTGTTTCAAAATATCCATTTGTTCAACCGCCGTCGCGGATAGTATATGCGGCTAATAATCAAAGAGAAAAGCGCAATTTTATCAATGCCAAAATACGCGTGTCCGGTGATTCTATAGTATCGGTGTATGGCACGCATTTGGATGTCCGGGATGAGACGGGTAAAACGCGTGAATTGCAGGTGCGTGAATTACTTGAGCATGTGCAAAAAGATGAACATGACAATATAGTTCTTGCAGGTGACTGGAATGCAGTGCGGCGTTCTGATTACGAGTATGAAGTTGCGGGGAAATCGGTATGGGATATGCAGACGGAGCAATTTTTAAAACGAGTGGAAGGGCGGTTTGAGTTGCATGAAATACCAACCAATGCATTGCAGGATATAGAACGTAATAATTTTAAAGATTGTTTTACCGCTGCAGGTATTGCAGGTCCAAAATATACCGTATGGTCTGGCACGGAGGTGGATTTTATTTTCTGTGCGCAAAAATGGAATCTTTCTATTGATGGATGCTATCTCTATTTTAGTGCAGCCAGTGACCACCTGCCGGTGATCATGGATGTGCGGATTGCAAAAACGAAATTCGCAAAAGAACGAGATCGTGCGCCGCAAGGAGAAAAGGGACAGGTCCAGCAAGCGGCTGAGCGTGAAGAAGAAGAAAAAAAATCGGCACAGCAAGAGTAA
- a CDS encoding ankyrin repeat domain-containing protein has protein sequence MLSKNSFINSLLCAFLLSGFMPLFAMQRIQKMVQGKTKNIFDAIEKGRIESVKYWLDRGVDIESANALGRTPLMKAVESVDDAGLAIVQLLLDRGANIQATDRAGLTPLLLAVEYNRIKVVKELLARNARLDVVSKRGFTPLKILLIKSHKESILPLLQLLLDHGAKIDERYESGDTPLSQAIKNNRFDAVKFFLDRHADIEASNQGGKTPLMEAVLWGNTDIAELLLQRGANIEAQDMEGNTPLLLAAKQGILKSLQLLLDKKANIEAFNKQGETALASAVMWGRQESTALLLARGANPKVKTADGDSLLISAIRGDSPAIAKQLLEVGVDIQAQDAKGLTALQLAILGKSQNIIPMLLERGAFITEKDVRDILDLALFYSNENLLHALQMRGFKDVINTPDARGELLLTQSIMKNDSNRVVFLIKQGANPYAQDATGFDAFDYVQAQNRKTEIFKFFKEQFPQEMVHREQADGSRAQFVSIEGGVTPTEIHYAQFREIIEKKYENVLEDFVVQECIAKERIAYAQDNYVFYRAEPGKYRIYQYVIQEFDDLLRSFGKNKDSFVFTRFFKDAALEQTINEYIDTKPWAAHKIDPTKNVLLSTNIPLFGNVGTPGSCTWEYFKNNHEAETWIELDTLFKRVFNLYGFDTRYIDQELMPLQEGGLERMASLQQIIIPKKIVDDVAMLAAVGYCVPWPTVVDPSCWDPEALSADRYGNGTRGRHTRIGSIIDNYRIKQIPIDDAYQARIFMNAAYGLNPASGITFNVYTRLPKSDTRIEKLKAQVRAITDKMFGEWFADQVMRDDRPLTMTGEELRAVLKNYGNGNVDRQNAFFDAFRKRKEQSGEDRKYEADISEQEKGQAVAQVAARIAREDIRSGAREAHVKEIEKTATAASLKEYVPASIWQEYAQGHELAKEGMAVLYSNDCVRDAFYNARIAKKTSRVARIATYNVHLWKDAIGVDAYQDILNVIAQIQADILVLQEVLMFDEAQIKKDLAALGYVYPPTFAPMDRIGGVQFGNMIVSKYPFVKPPFRTTYAANARDDQRNFINAHIQLPNGSIISLYGTHLDVWDETGAVREKQVRELLEHVQKDPHENIVLAGDCNAVRRSDYEYEVAGKSVWDMQTEQFLKRVPARLRLQEVPTQALQNIERAGFKDCFTAAGIAGPKYTVWTGTIVDFIFCAQKWNLPIDGCYIYFTAASDHLPVIMDVRIVKTKFAKELERLARQKAEQVARSEELVHREKKRQMQEATEGEHEEKKWPQEGGREQQETQRAIEQDIEWNAALMGF, from the coding sequence ATGCTATCAAAAAATAGTTTTATTAATTCATTATTATGTGCTTTTTTATTGAGCGGCTTTATGCCGCTCTTTGCAATGCAACGTATTCAAAAGATGGTGCAGGGTAAAACAAAAAACATTTTTGATGCGATTGAAAAAGGACGTATTGAATCGGTAAAATATTGGTTGGATCGGGGAGTAGATATTGAATCGGCGAACGCATTGGGACGTACGCCACTCATGAAAGCGGTTGAGTCTGTTGATGATGCTGGTTTAGCGATAGTGCAATTATTGCTGGACCGGGGTGCAAATATTCAAGCGACTGATCGTGCTGGGTTGACGCCATTATTGTTAGCAGTCGAGTACAATAGAATTAAAGTAGTTAAAGAACTTCTTGCTCGGAATGCACGTCTCGATGTGGTGAGTAAGAGGGGCTTTACTCCTCTGAAAATTCTCCTTATAAAGAGTCATAAAGAAAGTATTTTGCCCTTACTGCAACTGCTCTTAGATCACGGCGCCAAGATCGATGAACGTTATGAATCAGGTGACACTCCATTATCACAGGCGATTAAAAATAATCGTTTTGATGCAGTAAAGTTTTTCTTGGATCGGCATGCTGACATTGAGGCGAGTAATCAAGGAGGCAAGACACCGCTGATGGAGGCTGTGCTATGGGGTAATACGGATATCGCAGAATTACTGCTACAGCGGGGCGCAAATATTGAAGCGCAAGATATGGAAGGTAATACTCCACTACTCTTGGCAGCTAAGCAGGGGATCCTTAAAAGTCTGCAGTTACTTCTTGATAAAAAGGCAAATATCGAAGCTTTTAATAAACAAGGCGAGACTGCGCTTGCGAGTGCGGTAATGTGGGGCAGGCAGGAGTCGACTGCATTGTTATTAGCACGCGGAGCAAACCCGAAGGTCAAAACCGCGGACGGAGACAGCTTGCTGATTTCAGCAATTCGAGGTGATAGTCCGGCAATAGCGAAACAGTTATTAGAAGTTGGTGTGGATATTCAAGCGCAAGATGCAAAAGGTTTGACTGCTCTACAGCTTGCTATTTTAGGAAAATCTCAAAATATAATTCCCATGCTTCTTGAACGAGGAGCTTTTATCACCGAAAAGGACGTTCGAGATATACTTGATTTGGCTTTGTTTTATTCCAATGAGAATTTGTTGCATGCGCTGCAGATGAGGGGTTTTAAAGATGTTATCAATACCCCGGATGCTCGGGGCGAGTTATTGTTAACACAATCTATCATGAAGAATGACAGCAACCGTGTTGTATTTTTAATAAAACAGGGCGCTAATCCGTATGCACAAGATGCTACAGGATTTGATGCTTTTGATTATGTGCAAGCGCAAAACAGAAAAACAGAAATTTTTAAGTTTTTTAAAGAACAATTTCCCCAAGAGATGGTCCACAGAGAACAAGCTGACGGAAGTCGTGCACAGTTTGTATCGATCGAAGGGGGAGTAACACCAACAGAGATTCATTATGCACAGTTTCGTGAAATCATAGAAAAAAAATATGAAAATGTTTTAGAGGATTTCGTGGTGCAGGAATGTATTGCAAAAGAACGCATTGCGTATGCGCAAGATAACTATGTTTTTTATCGTGCAGAGCCAGGAAAATATAGAATATATCAGTATGTGATACAAGAGTTTGATGATTTATTGAGATCATTTGGTAAAAATAAAGATTCATTTGTTTTCACTCGTTTTTTTAAAGATGCGGCGCTAGAGCAAACGATCAATGAGTATATAGATACAAAGCCATGGGCGGCGCACAAAATAGATCCAACTAAAAATGTTCTTTTATCAACCAACATACCATTATTTGGCAATGTTGGAACTCCGGGTAGCTGCACGTGGGAATATTTTAAAAATAATCATGAAGCGGAAACGTGGATAGAATTGGATACACTTTTTAAGCGAGTATTTAATCTTTATGGCTTTGATACACGCTACATTGATCAAGAGCTTATGCCATTGCAAGAGGGAGGGCTTGAGCGTATGGCGTCGCTGCAGCAAATTATTATTCCGAAAAAAATTGTCGATGATGTGGCAATGTTAGCGGCGGTTGGTTATTGCGTGCCATGGCCTACCGTCGTTGATCCATCGTGCTGGGATCCAGAGGCTCTTAGTGCAGATCGATACGGAAATGGCACCCGAGGGCGCCACACGCGTATAGGATCGATTATAGATAACTATAGAATAAAACAAATTCCAATAGATGATGCATATCAGGCGCGGATTTTTATGAATGCAGCCTATGGTTTAAATCCTGCCAGTGGCATTACCTTTAATGTATATACACGTTTGCCTAAATCAGATACGCGCATTGAAAAACTGAAAGCGCAGGTGCGTGCAATTACCGATAAGATGTTCGGCGAGTGGTTTGCCGATCAAGTGATGCGCGATGATCGGCCGCTTACTATGACGGGTGAAGAGTTACGAGCGGTGCTAAAAAATTATGGTAATGGTAATGTCGATAGGCAAAACGCTTTTTTTGATGCCTTCAGGAAGCGTAAAGAGCAATCGGGTGAGGATCGTAAATATGAAGCTGATATATCAGAACAAGAAAAGGGACAAGCGGTTGCGCAGGTGGCGGCGCGCATAGCACGGGAAGATATTCGATCAGGGGCGCGAGAGGCGCACGTGAAAGAAATAGAAAAAACGGCGACCGCAGCATCATTAAAAGAATATGTGCCAGCGAGTATTTGGCAAGAATATGCACAGGGTCACGAGCTTGCGAAGGAGGGCATGGCAGTATTATATAGTAACGATTGTGTAAGGGATGCCTTTTATAATGCACGTATTGCTAAAAAAACATCGCGTGTTGCCCGTATCGCCACATATAATGTTCATCTTTGGAAAGATGCCATTGGAGTTGATGCATACCAAGATATTCTTAATGTAATTGCCCAGATTCAAGCAGATATTCTTGTACTGCAAGAGGTATTAATGTTTGATGAAGCGCAAATAAAGAAAGACCTTGCTGCGTTAGGGTATGTCTATCCACCAACATTTGCACCAATGGATCGGATTGGTGGGGTGCAATTTGGCAATATGATTGTTTCAAAATATCCGTTTGTTAAGCCGCCGTTTCGAACAACATATGCGGCTAATGCTCGAGATGATCAGCGCAACTTTATTAATGCACACATACAATTACCAAATGGTTCTATTATATCACTGTATGGCACGCACTTAGATGTGTGGGATGAAACAGGCGCAGTGCGTGAAAAACAGGTGCGTGAATTACTTGAGCACGTGCAAAAAGATCCGCACGAAAATATAGTTCTTGCAGGTGACTGCAATGCAGTGCGGCGTTCTGATTACGAGTATGAAGTTGCGGGAAAATCGGTATGGGATATGCAGACGGAGCAATTTTTAAAGCGCGTTCCGGCGCGGTTAAGATTACAAGAAGTGCCGACGCAGGCTTTGCAGAATATAGAGCGCGCCGGCTTTAAAGATTGTTTTACCGCTGCGGGTATTGCTGGTCCAAAATATACCGTGTGGACGGGAACGATCGTTGATTTTATTTTCTGTGCACAAAAGTGGAATCTTCCTATTGATGGGTGCTACATATATTTTACTGCCGCGAGTGATCACCTACCGGTTATCATGGATGTGCGCATTGTAAAAACGAAATTTGCAAAGGAATTAGAACGCCTTGCGCGGCAAAAAGCAGAGCAGGTTGCGCGCAGCGAAGAATTAGTTCATCGAGAAAAAAAGAGACAAATGCAAGAAGCAACTGAGGGCGAGCACGAAGAAAAGAAATGGCCACAGGAAGGGGGGAGAGAGCAACAAGAAACGCAACGTGCTATTGAGCAAGATATTGAATGGAATGCAGCACTTATGGGATTTTAA